The following coding sequences are from one Prochlorococcus sp. MIT 0604 window:
- the pds gene encoding 15-cis-phytoene desaturase — translation MRVVIAGAGLAGLSCAKYLVDNGHIPIVLEARDVLGGKVAAWKDEDGDWYETGLHIFFGAYPNMLQLFKELDIEDRLQWKSHSMIFNQPSEPGTYSRFDFPDIPAPVNGVSAILSNNDMLSWNEKILFGLGLVPAMLRGQKYLDKCDTKSWTDWLKEHNIPERVNDEVFIAMSKALNFIGPDEISSTVLLTALNRFLQEKNGSKMAFLDGAPPERLCQPMVDYITARGGEVHMNSPLRQINLNEDSSVKSFTIASLDENEKKELTADAYVSAMPVDLFKLMIPNQWKGLDAFSKLDGLNGVPVINIHLWFDKKLTDIDHLLFSRSPLLSVYADMSITCKEYEDPNRSMLELVFAPAKDWINKSDQDIVDATMEELKKLFPTHFMGEDKTKLRKYKVVKTPRSVYKAVPGCQAFRPSQKSPIKNFFLAGDYTMQKYLASMEGAVLSGKLCAESINKEYSKKPQNVS, via the coding sequence ATGCGTGTTGTTATTGCTGGTGCAGGTTTAGCAGGTTTATCTTGTGCTAAATATTTAGTCGATAATGGACACATTCCTATCGTACTCGAAGCTAGAGATGTTCTTGGTGGTAAAGTTGCCGCATGGAAAGATGAAGATGGAGATTGGTATGAAACTGGTTTGCATATATTTTTTGGAGCCTACCCAAATATGTTGCAACTTTTTAAGGAATTAGATATTGAAGATAGACTCCAATGGAAAAGTCATTCAATGATTTTTAATCAGCCATCAGAGCCGGGTACTTACAGTAGATTTGACTTTCCCGATATACCTGCTCCTGTAAATGGAGTTTCGGCAATACTTAGCAATAATGATATGCTTTCATGGAACGAAAAGATTCTATTTGGATTAGGTTTAGTTCCTGCAATGTTGAGAGGCCAAAAGTACTTAGATAAATGTGATACGAAATCATGGACAGATTGGCTAAAGGAACACAATATTCCAGAAAGAGTTAATGATGAAGTGTTTATAGCTATGAGTAAAGCACTAAATTTCATTGGGCCGGATGAAATATCATCTACAGTTTTATTAACAGCACTAAACAGATTTTTACAAGAAAAAAATGGTTCTAAAATGGCATTCCTCGATGGAGCTCCTCCAGAAAGACTGTGCCAACCTATGGTTGATTATATAACTGCTCGTGGTGGAGAAGTTCACATGAATAGTCCATTGAGGCAAATCAACCTTAATGAAGACAGCAGTGTTAAAAGTTTTACTATTGCCTCTTTAGATGAAAACGAAAAGAAAGAGCTTACTGCCGATGCTTATGTCAGTGCAATGCCTGTAGATCTTTTTAAATTAATGATCCCCAATCAATGGAAAGGGTTAGACGCCTTTTCTAAATTAGATGGCTTAAATGGTGTGCCAGTCATCAATATCCACTTATGGTTTGACAAAAAATTGACAGATATTGACCATCTACTATTTAGCAGATCGCCACTTCTCAGTGTTTATGCAGATATGAGTATTACATGTAAAGAATACGAAGATCCAAATAGATCAATGCTTGAATTGGTTTTCGCACCAGCAAAAGATTGGATAAACAAAAGCGATCAAGACATCGTTGATGCGACTATGGAAGAGCTGAAGAAGTTATTCCCAACACATTTCATGGGTGAAGATAAGACAAAATTAAGAAAATACAAAGTTGTTAAAACTCCAAGATCTGTCTATAAGGCTGTTCCTGGTTGTCAAGCTTTTAGACCTAGTCAAAAATCCCCCATAAAAAACTTCTTCTTAGCTGGTGATTATACAATGCAAAAATATTTAGCATCTATGGAAGGAGCTGTTTTAAGTGGTAAATTATGCGCGGAATCAATTAATAAAGAGTATTCCAAAAAGCCTCAAAATGTTTCTTGA
- the ndhM gene encoding NAD(P)H-quinone oxidoreductase subunit M encodes MEKMLLKSTTRHVRIFTAEVVDNELQFHPNKLTLDLDPDNEFIWNEDSLDKINEKFNELIKERSGKDLDDYELRKIGSEIEGLIKFLLQKGQLSYNPDCRVMNYSMGLPKTNELL; translated from the coding sequence ATGGAAAAAATGCTTTTAAAATCAACTACAAGACATGTAAGAATTTTTACTGCTGAAGTAGTTGATAATGAATTACAGTTTCATCCCAACAAACTGACTCTTGATCTAGATCCCGATAACGAATTTATTTGGAACGAAGATTCTCTAGACAAAATTAATGAAAAATTCAATGAATTAATAAAAGAGAGATCAGGAAAGGATCTAGATGATTATGAACTTCGAAAAATAGGATCTGAAATCGAAGGTTTAATCAAATTCTTGCTTCAGAAAGGTCAACTAAGTTACAACCCTGATTGTAGAGTAATGAATTATTCAATGGGTTTACCAAAGACAAATGAATTGCTGTGA
- a CDS encoding NnrU family protein translates to METHKTSLIILFLILIFAVIHSGGAALRIKAESIMGPRLWRLCFVFLSLPSAVILISYFLAHRYDGIRLWNFQGNNFVFMVVWILTAISFLFLYPATYNLLEIPSLLKPKVRIYGTGIMRITRHPQAFGQIIWCFAHTLWIGTSFTLITSIGLILHHLFAIWHGDKRLSNRFGEEFEKFKKNTSIIPFMAILEGRQEFKIREFFRFSQLGILIAIGVLWWSHKYINIAVKTFNSSFLSEFFN, encoded by the coding sequence ATGGAGACTCATAAAACTTCTCTAATAATCTTATTTTTGATTTTGATTTTTGCTGTAATTCATAGTGGTGGAGCTGCCTTAAGAATCAAGGCAGAATCTATTATGGGCCCGAGGTTATGGCGGTTATGTTTTGTTTTTTTAAGTTTGCCATCTGCAGTAATCTTGATTAGTTATTTTTTGGCTCATAGATATGACGGAATCAGATTATGGAATTTTCAAGGTAATAATTTCGTGTTTATGGTGGTTTGGATCTTAACTGCAATAAGTTTTTTATTTTTATATCCCGCTACTTACAATTTGTTAGAAATTCCGTCGCTTTTAAAACCTAAAGTACGAATTTATGGAACTGGGATAATGAGAATCACAAGACACCCACAAGCATTTGGTCAGATAATTTGGTGTTTTGCTCATACTTTATGGATTGGAACATCATTTACATTAATAACTTCTATTGGCTTAATTTTGCATCATCTTTTTGCAATTTGGCATGGGGATAAGAGATTATCAAATAGATTTGGAGAAGAATTTGAAAAGTTTAAAAAAAATACTTCCATAATTCCTTTTATGGCAATACTTGAAGGTAGGCAAGAATTTAAGATTAGAGAATTCTTTAGGTTTTCTCAACTTGGTATATTGATTGCAATAGGAGTACTTTGGTGGTCTCATAAGTACATAAATATTGCTGTAAAAACATTTAATTCATCATTTTTGTCTGAATTTTTCAATTGA
- a CDS encoding DUF3172 domain-containing protein, which translates to MDSYGERNGRLPGSSEQKININTGTIAILAGVLILGVGIGSAITSTTDGGQGNIASQQQLDMAVPDPEFCRQWGASAFVIDVEMYTTLNPSTSFVTQPALQPGCVIRRENWTVLQKQGAISNEDVRECKQRMNTFAYIGSIRDKPIVKCVYQTDVNENKFIIKGDGQAEDGGVGINKEAIQF; encoded by the coding sequence ATGGATTCGTATGGAGAAAGAAACGGGAGATTACCTGGTTCTTCTGAACAAAAGATCAATATTAATACAGGAACTATTGCCATACTTGCTGGAGTCTTAATTTTAGGAGTTGGTATTGGGAGTGCTATTACTAGTACAACAGATGGCGGACAGGGAAATATAGCAAGTCAACAACAATTGGATATGGCTGTTCCAGACCCTGAATTTTGTAGACAATGGGGAGCTAGTGCTTTCGTAATAGATGTTGAAATGTATACAACTCTGAATCCATCTACGAGTTTTGTTACGCAACCAGCTCTTCAGCCAGGTTGTGTAATCAGAAGAGAAAATTGGACTGTTTTACAAAAACAGGGAGCGATTAGTAACGAAGATGTAAGAGAATGTAAGCAAAGGATGAATACTTTTGCTTATATTGGTTCTATAAGAGATAAGCCAATAGTTAAGTGCGTTTATCAGACTGATGTAAACGAGAATAAATTTATAATAAAAGGCGATGGACAAGCTGAAGACGGCGGAGTAGGTATAAACAAAGAAGCAATTCAGTTTTGA
- a CDS encoding LysR family transcriptional regulator has product MPELPFTLDQLRILKAIAAQGSFKKAADLLYVTQPAVSLQIQNLEKQLEITIFDRGGRKALLTEAGRLLLDYCERILNQCDEACKAIEDLNSLKGGTLVIGASQTTGTYLMPRMIGLFRQKYPDVSVQLQVHSTRRTGWSVANGQIDLAIIGGQLPGDLENLLQVIPYATDELALILPSKHPLSAKKELLKEDLYKLNFVTLDSQSTTRKVVDKLLRDSGLDVQRLKIEMELNSLEAIKNAVQSGLGASFLPVVSIERELSAGTIHKAFVADLEVKRELKLITNPSRYTSRASEVFKKNILPQFASLASPLRRI; this is encoded by the coding sequence ATGCCAGAATTACCATTTACACTCGACCAATTAAGAATATTAAAAGCTATTGCAGCTCAAGGAAGTTTTAAAAAAGCTGCAGACCTCTTATATGTGACCCAACCTGCAGTAAGTTTACAAATACAAAATCTAGAAAAACAACTTGAAATCACAATTTTCGACAGAGGTGGTAGGAAGGCTCTATTGACTGAAGCAGGGAGACTATTGCTTGATTATTGCGAACGAATTTTGAATCAATGCGACGAAGCTTGTAAAGCTATTGAAGATTTAAATAGCTTAAAAGGTGGAACCCTTGTGATTGGAGCCAGCCAAACAACTGGGACCTATTTAATGCCTAGAATGATAGGCCTATTCAGACAAAAATACCCTGATGTATCTGTTCAACTTCAGGTTCATAGTACTAGAAGGACTGGTTGGAGTGTCGCCAATGGACAAATTGACTTAGCTATTATTGGCGGACAATTACCTGGAGATTTAGAAAATTTGCTACAAGTAATTCCATATGCAACAGATGAGTTGGCATTAATTTTACCTTCTAAACACCCACTTTCCGCCAAAAAAGAGCTTCTAAAAGAAGACTTATACAAATTAAATTTTGTAACATTAGACTCTCAATCTACAACAAGAAAAGTGGTAGATAAACTTCTTCGAGATTCTGGGCTTGATGTTCAAAGATTAAAAATAGAGATGGAATTAAACTCTCTTGAAGCGATCAAAAATGCAGTTCAATCAGGTTTAGGGGCTTCTTTTTTGCCTGTTGTTTCTATTGAAAGAGAATTATCCGCTGGAACAATCCACAAAGCATTCGTTGCTGACTTGGAGGTTAAAAGAGAACTTAAATTAATTACTAATCCGTCAAGATATACATCAAGAGCATCAGAAGTCTTCAAGAAAAATATTCTTCCTCAATTTGCAAGTTTAGCAAGCCCTTTAAGAAGAATATAA
- a CDS encoding NAD(P)H-quinone oxidoreductase subunit 4, which translates to MLGTLGAGLSNFPWLSASILFPIASAFVIPFFPDKGDGKEVRWFALSIALITFLITVGSYINGFDISNENVQLKENISWLPDLGLTWSVGADGMSMPLILLTSFITALAVLAAWPVKFKPKLFFFLILVMDGGQIAVFAVQDMLLFFLTWELELIPVYLLLAIWGGKNRQYAATKFIIYTAGSSIFILLAALAMGFYGTEIPNFEFSHLAAQDFSQKFQILCYVGLLIAFGVKLPIVPLHTWLPDAHGEATAPVHMLLAGILLKMGGYALLRFNAQLLPVAHAQFAPLLIVLGVVNIIYAALTSFAQRNLKRKIAYSSISHMGFVLIGIGSFSSLGTSGAMLQMVSHGLIGASLFFLVGATYDRTKTLKLDEMSGVGQKMRIMFALWTACSLASLALPGMSGFVSELMVFTGFVTDEVYTLPFRVVMASLAAIGVILTPIYLLSMLREIFFGKENPKLIEERKLIDAEPREVYIIACLLLPIIGIGLYPRLVTESYIASINNLVDRDLIAVKGAMKTNIFSGTKSNEILKAPTI; encoded by the coding sequence ATGTTGGGAACATTGGGAGCTGGATTGTCTAATTTCCCTTGGTTATCTGCTTCAATTTTATTCCCAATTGCTAGTGCATTTGTGATACCTTTTTTCCCAGATAAAGGGGATGGCAAAGAGGTGAGATGGTTTGCATTGTCTATTGCATTAATAACTTTTTTAATAACTGTAGGTTCATATATAAATGGCTTTGATATTAGTAATGAAAATGTTCAACTGAAAGAAAATATTAGTTGGCTCCCTGATTTAGGTCTTACCTGGTCTGTTGGCGCTGATGGCATGTCTATGCCCTTAATATTATTAACTAGTTTTATAACTGCTTTAGCAGTTCTTGCTGCATGGCCAGTCAAGTTCAAACCAAAGTTATTTTTCTTTTTGATATTGGTTATGGATGGTGGGCAAATTGCTGTGTTTGCCGTTCAAGATATGCTTTTATTCTTTCTAACTTGGGAACTTGAGCTGATTCCCGTTTATTTATTACTGGCTATATGGGGTGGCAAAAATCGACAATATGCAGCAACAAAATTCATTATTTATACCGCTGGCAGTTCTATCTTCATTCTTCTGGCAGCGTTAGCAATGGGTTTCTATGGTACAGAAATTCCTAACTTTGAGTTTTCTCACTTGGCAGCTCAAGATTTTAGTCAAAAATTCCAAATATTATGCTATGTCGGGCTTCTAATAGCATTTGGAGTAAAATTACCAATCGTACCTCTTCATACTTGGCTTCCAGATGCTCATGGAGAGGCTACAGCTCCTGTTCATATGCTTCTAGCAGGAATTTTATTAAAGATGGGAGGATATGCTCTTTTAAGATTTAATGCACAATTATTACCCGTTGCTCATGCACAATTTGCCCCATTATTAATAGTTCTAGGGGTAGTCAATATAATTTATGCTGCATTAACTTCTTTTGCTCAAAGAAATCTTAAAAGAAAAATTGCATATAGTTCGATAAGTCATATGGGTTTCGTTCTTATTGGTATAGGGAGCTTTAGTAGCCTTGGAACAAGCGGAGCTATGCTGCAAATGGTTAGTCATGGATTAATCGGTGCAAGTTTATTTTTTCTTGTTGGTGCCACCTATGACAGAACAAAGACTCTTAAACTTGATGAAATGAGTGGTGTAGGACAAAAAATGAGGATCATGTTTGCCCTATGGACTGCTTGCTCCCTGGCGTCCCTAGCTTTGCCTGGTATGAGTGGATTTGTTTCTGAATTGATGGTATTTACAGGATTTGTTACTGATGAAGTGTATACCCTTCCGTTTAGGGTAGTGATGGCTTCTTTAGCTGCTATAGGTGTAATACTTACTCCTATTTATCTACTGTCAATGTTACGAGAAATTTTCTTTGGTAAAGAAAATCCTAAATTAATAGAAGAACGTAAACTTATAGATGCAGAGCCAAGGGAAGTTTATATAATCGCTTGTTTACTTTTACCGATTATTGGAATAGGTTTGTACCCAAGATTAGTTACTGAAAGTTATATTGCATCTATCAATAACTTGGTTGATCGAGATTTGATTGCTGTTAAAGGAGCTATGAAAACAAATATTTTTTCAGGAACTAAATCAAATGAAATCCTAAAAGCTCCAACAATATAA
- a CDS encoding NAD(P)H-quinone oxidoreductase subunit 5 produces the protein MPQASEIAWLIPVFPLIGAVLSGLGLISINKKINNSREIVSVGLISLVGISAVISYKALIEQVSGYQPVEKLFVWANAGDFTIPMGFVLDPLGSVMLALVTTITLLVMIYSHGYMAHDKGYVRFFTYLALFSSSMMGLIVSPNLLEIYVFWELVGMCSYLLVGFWYDRDGAAHAAQKAFVVNRVGDFGLLLGILGLFWATNSFDFNEIATGISQSISDNSIPIWAALLLCFLVFLGPMAKSAQFPLHVWLPDAMEGPTPISALIHAATMVAAGIFLVARLQPLYSIFPSIQFIIALVGTITCFLGASIALTQMDLKKGLAYSTVSQLGYMMLAMGCGAPVAGIFHLVTHACFKAMLFLGSGSVIHAMEEVVGHQPVLAQDMRLMGGLRKKMPYTSVTFLIGCVAISGIPPLAGFWSKDEILGNAFISFPAFWFVGLLTAGMTAFYMFRLYFLTFEGDFRGENKELQKELLIASKTSIDEENEEEHEEHGSIHESPWSMTFPLVFLAVPSLIIGFMGLPWDSKIANLLDPEEAEIAAKAFELKEFLPLAIASVLIALAGIIIAYQAYFVKKINLSVLFAERFPSINQFLVNKWYLDDINEKLFVKGSRKLAKEVLEVDSKVVDGVVNLTGLVTLGSGEGLKYFETGRAQFYALIVFGGVILLVAIFGFQSPQVS, from the coding sequence ATGCCTCAAGCTTCAGAAATTGCCTGGTTAATTCCTGTTTTTCCACTTATTGGAGCAGTGCTTTCTGGCTTAGGACTAATAAGCATCAACAAGAAAATTAATAATTCAAGAGAAATAGTTTCTGTAGGTCTTATTTCTTTAGTTGGGATTTCTGCAGTAATTAGTTATAAAGCTCTAATTGAACAAGTTAGTGGTTATCAACCAGTTGAAAAATTATTTGTATGGGCAAATGCTGGCGATTTCACAATTCCAATGGGATTTGTTCTTGATCCTTTGGGTAGTGTAATGCTTGCGTTAGTAACTACAATAACTTTGCTGGTAATGATTTACTCTCATGGTTATATGGCTCATGACAAAGGTTATGTGAGATTTTTTACATATTTAGCATTATTCAGTAGTTCCATGATGGGATTAATAGTTAGTCCAAATTTATTAGAAATTTATGTTTTTTGGGAATTAGTCGGGATGTGTTCTTACTTATTGGTTGGTTTTTGGTATGACAGGGATGGCGCTGCACACGCTGCACAAAAAGCATTTGTTGTTAATAGAGTTGGAGATTTTGGATTATTACTAGGAATTCTTGGCCTGTTTTGGGCAACAAATAGTTTTGATTTTAATGAAATAGCTACTGGAATTTCGCAATCAATATCTGATAATTCGATACCCATTTGGGCTGCTTTACTACTTTGTTTTTTAGTTTTTTTAGGGCCAATGGCAAAATCTGCTCAGTTTCCTCTTCATGTGTGGTTGCCTGATGCGATGGAAGGCCCTACACCTATTTCTGCTCTTATTCATGCTGCAACAATGGTTGCTGCAGGAATATTTCTTGTAGCGAGGCTACAACCTTTGTACTCAATATTCCCCTCTATTCAATTTATTATCGCTTTAGTTGGAACCATTACTTGTTTCTTAGGAGCCTCTATAGCTTTGACCCAAATGGATTTAAAAAAAGGTTTAGCGTACAGCACAGTTTCTCAGCTTGGTTATATGATGCTTGCAATGGGTTGTGGAGCACCAGTAGCAGGAATTTTTCATTTAGTTACTCATGCTTGCTTTAAAGCAATGTTATTTTTGGGATCTGGTTCAGTAATACATGCTATGGAGGAAGTAGTTGGACATCAGCCTGTATTGGCTCAAGATATGAGATTGATGGGCGGTTTAAGAAAAAAAATGCCATATACATCAGTAACATTTTTAATAGGTTGTGTAGCAATTAGTGGAATTCCCCCATTGGCAGGTTTTTGGAGTAAAGACGAGATACTCGGAAATGCTTTTATATCATTTCCAGCTTTTTGGTTCGTAGGACTTCTAACAGCTGGTATGACTGCTTTTTATATGTTTAGGCTTTATTTCTTGACATTTGAAGGAGATTTCAGAGGAGAGAATAAAGAATTGCAAAAAGAGCTTCTAATAGCCTCTAAAACAAGCATAGATGAAGAAAATGAGGAAGAGCATGAAGAGCATGGCTCTATTCATGAGTCACCATGGTCGATGACATTTCCCTTAGTATTTCTAGCTGTACCGTCTTTAATTATCGGTTTTATGGGACTTCCATGGGATAGCAAAATTGCAAATTTACTAGATCCTGAAGAGGCAGAGATTGCAGCAAAAGCCTTCGAATTAAAAGAATTTTTGCCTTTAGCAATTGCGTCAGTACTTATTGCATTAGCTGGAATCATTATTGCTTATCAGGCATATTTTGTGAAAAAAATTAATTTATCAGTTTTATTTGCCGAAAGGTTTCCTAGTATTAACCAATTTTTAGTAAATAAATGGTATCTAGATGATATTAATGAAAAACTTTTTGTTAAGGGTAGTAGAAAACTTGCTAAAGAAGTCTTAGAGGTTGATTCTAAGGTTGTTGATGGAGTCGTAAATCTTACTGGACTTGTAACTTTAGGCAGTGGAGAAGGTTTAAAATATTTTGAGACTGGCAGGGCTCAATTTTATGCTCTTATTGTTTTTGGTGGTGTAATTCTACTAGTTGCTATATTTGGTTTTCAATCTCCACAAGTATCTTAA